The following are from one region of the Coccinella septempunctata chromosome 7, icCocSept1.1, whole genome shotgun sequence genome:
- the LOC123317816 gene encoding uncharacterized protein LOC123317816 → MVGRTEADNVVGLFKEVMMIASLAVLTRLLFELGRRTKIASGHIWFNKTCLRENIYPNYILRSYRTSTIRREGNFLRNHMKIKMRKEISRWHSNIYRNRMKMKILDDILQTRLHPIELDELRAKLNAQLYNLSRRRFRSLNNKIQSLKTRGDPFRVDNTVPPPINHTFHPRVKLLTPTTFSKDELDLLNLGLKFAIPPSGISGIKSLIADLECATRSIVKENFNALSSRLYTILSKYKERTSPLSSHENLRSIIKSIRQKISTNNLFVSKADKGNCVVIMPKDQYRSLVLEYITANGFVRLQNDPIKQYIKDFTSIVNTYAPQICESYKRFLPMNHVPPRLYGLPKIHKPAICIRPVLSPVDWRDG, encoded by the coding sequence ATGGTGGGACGAACTGAAGCTGATAATGTGGTCGGTCTGTTTAAAGAAGTTATGATGATCGCTAGCCTGGCAGTTTTAACCCGCCTGCTTTTCGAGTTGGGTAGAAGGACAAAAATTGCATCCGGTCACATTTGGTTCAACAAGACTTGTCTCAGGGAGAACATATACCCCAATTATATATTAAGATCATATAGGACAAGCACAATTCGTCGAGAAGGTAACTTTCTTCGCAACCATATGAAGATAAAAATGAGGAAAGAAATAAGCAGGTGGCATTCCAACATCTACAGAAATAGAATGAAGATGAAGATTCTTGACGACATACTGCAGACTAGACTCCACCCCATAGAATTGGATGAGCTACGAGCGAAGTTGAATGCGCAATTATATAACCTGTCCAGACGTAGATTCAGATCactaaataataaaatacaaagtTTGAAAACCAGAGGAGATCCATTCCGCGTTGACAACACTGTCCCTCCTCCAATAAATCATACATTCCACCCTAGGGTGAAACTTCTGACCCCCACAACGTTCTCGAAGGACGAGCTCGACCTTCTGAACCTGGGTTTGAAGTTTGCTATTCCTCCATCCGGTATCTCTGGAATTAAGTCTTTAATTGCAGATTTAGAGTGTGCCACTCGTTCCATAGTTAAAGAAAACTTCAACGCATTATCCTCCAGATTATACACCATCTTAAGTAAATATAAGGAAAGAACATCACCCCTCTCTTCTCACGAAAATCTTAGATCCATTATAAAGTCGATAAGACAGAAGATATCCACCAATAATCTTTTCGTTTCAAAGGCTGACAAGGGAAACTGCGTAGTGATTATGCCGAAGGACCAGTACAGGTCACTGGTATTAGAGTATATCACAGCAAATGGCTTCGTTAGGTTGCAAAATGACCCTATAAAACAATATATTAAAGACTTCACCAGCATCGTCAACACTTACGCACCTCAGATATGTGAAAGCTATAAGAGATTTCTGCCAATGAATCACGTTCCTCCCCGATTATACGGTTTGCCCAAAATACATAAACCAGCCATCTGCATAAGACCGGTTCTCTCACCTGTGGATTGGCGCGATGGCTAA
- the LOC123317815 gene encoding uncharacterized protein LOC123317815 gives MLLFKHILYTSPLDNEHCDSIFHLVELCLRQNYFTFENVFYRMEDGLGMGNPLSQSFAEIFMSFFERKLVFDNMNNPYRENILFRFRYVDDVIVCWTGDRDELNSFLCWLNSLHLNINFTMELEEDSEIPFLDLKLKRLNNRISFSIYRKPTQTDHIISFSSSHHLSQRLSGLRFLVHRLFTTPLSSEDFQSELNIIRHMAVRNGYDVGWVDALVRKEDIKRLNNEASILQQHTPNSKYMRLSYIGPLSTRLGNVFHNHDIRVAYKSPNTLYNLLVHNKDSVPLLQRSGVYKLTCGDPNCNVVYIGRTGRTLQQRISEHLRSQGMDNCDKSIFGRHLRLNNHPFDPEKDARIIHPSGFGLRQSVLEEIEIFCHIDDVSMVNLNSLSTHVFPRLFDVLKREPNVEGIVTSED, from the coding sequence ATGCTTCTGTTCAAACACATCCTATATACATCACCTTTAGACAACGAACACTGCGACAGCATCTTTCATCTTGTCGAGTTGTGTTTGAGGCAGAATTACTTTACTtttgaaaatgtattttacAGAATGGAGGACGGTCTCGGAATGGGTAACCCCCTGTCTCAGAGCTTCGCCGAGATCTTCATGTCTTTCTTCGAGAGGAAATTAGTATTTGATAACATGAACAATCCCTATAGGGAGAATATATTATTTCGGTTTAGATACGTCGATGACGTGATAGTTTGCTGGACAGGTGATCGCGATGAATTAAACAGCTTTCTATGTTGGCTTAATAGTTTACATCTGAATATCAACTTTACTATGGAATTGGAAGAAGACTCCGAAATACCTTTCCTAGACCTGAAACTGAAACGTCTGAACAACAGAATATCGTTCAGTATTTATCGAAAGCCGACACAGACCGACCACATTATCAGCTTCAGTTCGTCCCACCATTTAAGCCAGCGCCTTTCAGGACTAAGGTTCTTGGTACACCGACTGTTTACCACACCGCTCTCAAGCGAGGATTTCCAGTCTGAACTAAACATTATCAGACATATGGCGGTCCGTAATGGATACGACGTGGGATGGGTCGATGCCTTGGTAAGAAAAGAAGACATTAAACGCCTGAACAACGAGGCTTCGATCCTCCAACAGCATACGCCCAATAGTAAATACATGAGGCTTTCTTACATCGGGCCGTTGTCTACTCGATTGGGAAATGTTTTCCACAACCACGACATCAGAGTGGCATATAAGTCCCCCAACACCCTGTACAATCTTCTGGTGCACAACAAGGATAGTGTACCACTGTTGCAACGGAGCGGCGTTTATAAATTGACCTGCGGAGACCCCaattgtaacgtggtttacaTCGGCAGAACGGGCAGAACTCTACAACAACGAATAAGCGAACATCTTCGAAGTCAGGGAATGGACAACTGCGACAAGTCTATCTTTGGCAGGCATTTGAGATTGAACAACCATCCCTTCGATCCGGAAAAGGACGCCAGAATCATCCACCCGTCTGGCTTCGGTCTGAGACAGTCCGTGTTGGAGGAGATAGAGATTTTCTGCCACATCGACGATGTGTCTATGGTCAATCTCAATTCATTGTCCACACACGTTTTCCCCCGCCTCTTTGATGTTCTTAAGAGGGAGCCAAATGTAGAGGGGATCGTGACATCGGAAGACTGA